A single window of Maylandia zebra isolate NMK-2024a linkage group LG2, Mzebra_GT3a, whole genome shotgun sequence DNA harbors:
- the hvcn1 gene encoding voltage-gated hydrogen channel 1 — MSRYLKHFTAVGDQHVVHSDEEELHVSSEELSPATAQLPVTLTFRDSFKRLYSSERFQVLVVCLVILDAIFVLAELLIDLAVIKLEHGHIAPEVFHYLSLAVLTFFMLELAGKMFAYRLEFFLHKFEVFDGFVVIVSFILDIVFIFHEDAFDGIGLLILLRLWRVARIINGILVSVKTRADQKVHKLKESYDHLVQRVTELQERSDKLAQENDNLKALLKKHGIDV; from the exons ATGTCTCGGTACCTGAAGCATTTCACTGCTGTGGGGGACCAGCATGTGGTCCATAGCGACGAGGAAGAACTGCATGTTTCCAGTGAGGAGTTGAGTCCGGCTACGGCACAGCTTCCAGTTACGTTAACATTTAGGGATTCATTCAAGAGGCTCTACAGCTCAGAACGTTTCCAG GTGTTGGTTGTGTGTTTGGTAATCCTGGATGCCATCTTTGTCTTGGCTGAGTTGCTTATAGATCTGGCTGTCATCAAGCTCGAGCATGGCCACATTGCTCCAGAG GTTTTTCACTACCTGAGCTTGGCTGTTCTCACCTTCTTCATGTTGGAGCTGGCTGGGAAGATGTTTGCATACCGCTTGGAATTCTTCCTGCACAAATTCGAGGTGTTTGATGGTTTTGTGGTGATAGTGTCTTTCATCTTGGACATTGTCTTCATCTTCCATGAGGACGCTTTTGATGGGATAGGTCTTCTGATCCTGCTCCGACTCTGGAGGGTAGCCAGGATTATCAACG gAATCCTAGTGTCAGTGAAGACCCGTGCAGACCAGAAGGTTCACAAGCTGAAGGAAAGCTATGACCACCTGGTTCAAAGAGTCACTGAGCTACAGGAGCGCAGTGATAAACTG GCACAAGAGAACGACAACCTGAAAGCCCTCCTCAAGAAGCACGGCATAGACGTCTAG